One genomic region from Candidatus Caldarchaeum subterraneum encodes:
- a CDS encoding beta-lactamase domain protein yields the protein MASVERVRTELLRYFSSLETREQPVSRIEYEGPRIAVYTSSREVFRERDKIARELVTLIKKRVVIRPDVGLRRPREEAEEIIKQVLGNGFRLIFDEPLGEIVVESSDPRITNIDRTEVLNQLIEETGWVIRINRDPLMPSKTIERVKRYLYWDTEEKLDILRRVGERVFRTMTFESRDVRITVLGAGRQVGRSCILIQTSESTVMLDCGLSAGATSSLSFYPRFDAIPNLVEELDAVVLSHAHLDHVGLVPYLFKYGYRGPVYAVEPTLPLMALEVTDYVSVAGKEGTFAPYGESDIRLALQHSFPLKYGVVTNITPDIRLIFYNAGHILGSSAVHLHIGEGLHNIVYTGDFKYERSTALDPCVSKFPRVETLIMESTYGATPVPYTLEQSEALLAEKITATINRGGKVIIPVPAIGRAQEIMLVLNKLFTEKKLVETPVFLDGLVIEATAIHTGFPDYFTAELQQRLREGENIFLSEYFTPVKGESQRQEILEMREPMVVISTSGMLEGGPVLKYLKAFGGDENNLLLFVSYQVEGTLGRTLLKGVREVLLRNGEGKPEVLNVKMQVEKVDGFSGHSSRQQLINYVKRVMPKPRNIILVHGEENAVESLATALTRITPASIFTPHNLETIVPVT from the coding sequence TTGGCTTCGGTTGAGAGGGTTCGGACGGAGCTGCTACGGTACTTCTCGTCTCTTGAGACCCGGGAGCAGCCGGTATCGAGGATTGAGTACGAGGGCCCGCGGATAGCTGTCTACACCAGCAGCCGAGAGGTTTTCAGGGAGAGGGACAAAATTGCGAGGGAGCTTGTGACACTCATCAAGAAAAGGGTGGTGATAAGGCCCGATGTTGGGCTGAGGAGGCCGCGGGAGGAGGCTGAGGAGATAATCAAGCAGGTGCTGGGAAACGGTTTCCGCCTCATCTTCGACGAACCGCTCGGCGAAATAGTTGTCGAGTCAAGCGACCCACGCATAACAAACATCGACCGCACAGAGGTGCTGAATCAGCTAATCGAGGAGACCGGCTGGGTCATCCGGATAAACCGTGACCCTCTCATGCCGTCGAAAACCATCGAACGCGTCAAACGCTACCTATACTGGGATACCGAGGAGAAGCTAGACATACTCAGGAGAGTGGGTGAACGTGTTTTCAGAACCATGACCTTCGAGTCAAGAGATGTGAGGATAACTGTGCTGGGTGCGGGGCGGCAGGTTGGAAGGTCATGTATACTCATCCAGACAAGCGAGTCCACCGTGATGCTTGACTGCGGCCTCTCCGCGGGCGCCACATCAAGCCTCAGCTTCTATCCACGATTCGACGCCATCCCCAACCTAGTCGAAGAGCTTGACGCAGTAGTGCTCTCCCACGCCCACCTCGACCACGTCGGCCTCGTCCCCTACCTCTTCAAATACGGCTACAGAGGCCCAGTCTACGCCGTTGAGCCAACTCTCCCACTCATGGCCCTCGAGGTAACCGACTACGTCTCGGTCGCGGGAAAAGAAGGCACATTCGCACCCTATGGCGAATCCGACATAAGACTCGCTCTCCAGCACAGCTTCCCCCTCAAATACGGCGTAGTAACAAACATCACACCAGACATCCGCCTAATCTTCTACAACGCAGGCCACATCCTCGGAAGCTCAGCCGTCCACCTACACATAGGCGAAGGTCTTCACAACATCGTCTACACAGGCGACTTCAAGTATGAAAGGTCGACAGCCCTCGACCCATGTGTCTCAAAGTTTCCACGCGTCGAGACCCTGATAATGGAAAGCACCTACGGAGCCACACCCGTCCCCTACACCCTTGAACAGAGCGAGGCACTTCTCGCCGAGAAGATAACCGCTACCATCAACCGCGGAGGCAAAGTCATCATACCCGTGCCAGCTATTGGAAGGGCGCAGGAAATCATGCTCGTCCTCAACAAGCTCTTCACGGAGAAAAAACTAGTCGAAACCCCTGTTTTCCTCGACGGCCTCGTGATAGAGGCGACGGCTATTCACACAGGGTTCCCCGACTACTTCACCGCAGAGCTGCAGCAAAGACTCCGCGAAGGCGAAAACATCTTCCTCTCAGAATACTTTACACCCGTCAAAGGAGAGTCTCAGAGGCAGGAGATTCTAGAGATGCGTGAACCGATGGTTGTTATCTCGACCTCGGGCATGCTTGAGGGAGGGCCTGTGCTCAAATACTTGAAAGCATTCGGAGGAGATGAGAACAATCTGCTGTTGTTTGTGAGCTATCAGGTTGAGGGGACGCTGGGCAGGACGTTGTTGAAGGGTGTGCGGGAGGTTTTGCTGAGGAACGGTGAGGGGAAGCCCGAGGTGTTGAACGTGAAGATGCAGGTGGAGAAGGTTGACGGCTTCTCGGGCCACAGCAGCAGACAGCAGCTGATAAACTACGTGAAAAGAGTCATGCCCAAGCCACGTAACATCATCCTCGTCCACGGCGAGGAAAACGCCGTCGAAAGCCTTGCCACGGCCCTCACACGAATAACCCCGGCCAGCATCTTCACCCCTCACAACCTCGAGACAATAGTCCCCGTCACATAA
- a CDS encoding small nuclear ribonucleoprotein — translation MSSDVSLKILSKSVGSTVLVRLRNGKVLRGLLKGYDQHMNIVLEDTDELIDENTQNKLGTIVVRGDSIVMISPP, via the coding sequence TTGTCGTCAGATGTCTCCCTAAAAATTCTCTCCAAAAGCGTCGGCTCCACAGTCTTGGTGAGGCTACGCAACGGCAAAGTGCTACGCGGATTGCTCAAAGGCTACGACCAGCACATGAACATCGTCCTCGAAGACACCGACGAACTCATCGACGAAAACACCCAAAACAAGCTCGGAACAATAGTCGTCAGAGGAGACTCGATCGTAATGATATCCCCGCCGTAA
- a CDS encoding plasmid stabilization system protein: MKYRVVLSRRAYRTLETLDKTVRKRIVEKLDELGDNPYPRGCIKIHEKNDIYRIRVGDYRVLYNIK, from the coding sequence ATGAAGTATAGAGTCGTTCTTTCAAGAAGGGCATACAGGACGCTTGAGACATTAGATAAGACTGTGAGAAAACGGATTGTGGAGAAGCTTGACGAGCTGGGAGATAACCCTTACCCACGGGGCTGTATAAAGATACACGAAAAGAATGATATCTATAGGATAAGAGTGGGCGACTACAGAGTATTGTATAATATAAAATAG
- a CDS encoding large subunit ribosomal protein L37e: MVKGTPSMGKYNKPQHIRCRRCGHRSFHKSKKRCAYCGYPSPKWRSYNWLSPKKR, encoded by the coding sequence ATGGTTAAGGGAACTCCTTCGATGGGCAAATACAACAAGCCCCAGCACATACGCTGCAGAAGATGCGGACACCGCAGCTTCCACAAGTCGAAAAAGAGATGCGCCTACTGCGGATACCCCTCACCAAAGTGGAGAAGCTACAACTGGCTCAGCCCCAAGAAACGCTGA
- a CDS encoding glycosyl transferase family 2: MSLLHFLLLVFFIFVSAALPVYTLAYMHLLALARGYRRESVPRLDGLPNVTVQLPIYNERYVVERLIHSVCSLDYPREKLQIIVADDSDDDTSEICARLVEEYSRKGFNIIHLKRAGRQDFKAGALQNALSKSTGEFIAIFDADFVPPRNFLRKTLPYFSDPSVGLVQVRWGHLNREYSLLTRAQALALDLHFSVEQRGRDAAGLFLNFNGTAGVWRRSCIEDAGGWFPSLAEDIDLSYRAQLRGWRLVYIDELEAPAEIPVQINAARRQQYRWAFGAIQTTVRYLKHVLQAKIPPLARFHAFIHLTRHLAQLLLTVQVMMVPLVIRSGILQQSHSILVFMSLYPVTVTLSLLLLAPVFLRKTFGGMSDFLKDVFMLIIWGTGTSVNNSIAVVHAFFRGDISFERTPKYGIVGRGGDWKGLMYVPPFHWLALADILIGLYSLYGSLYAFYSRAYYFLPLTTLFSASHLCVGFATIAHRKPAKSPMAKPHPFLGKLIIITLAVVTVPAAVTSYASKAYPMELAVGLLVNASTAAEMDDSLTYVDRALKLIPDQGNPVWILPTPLTELRHIRNDLEHIKNRLESAIKLEGDVELYHATYEDSRRALLNIAGQLRYSMPYAWLGPVELAVILLTLYAITMVLVRS, translated from the coding sequence GTGTCACTTCTCCACTTCCTCCTTCTCGTCTTCTTCATATTTGTTTCAGCTGCTTTACCGGTGTACACCCTTGCTTACATGCACCTATTAGCTTTGGCGAGAGGGTATAGGAGAGAATCGGTGCCTCGGCTAGATGGTCTGCCAAACGTTACTGTGCAGCTCCCTATTTACAACGAGCGTTATGTCGTAGAGCGTTTAATCCATTCGGTCTGCAGCCTCGACTATCCTAGGGAGAAGCTGCAGATAATCGTGGCCGACGACTCTGATGACGACACCTCCGAGATATGCGCACGGCTTGTAGAAGAATATAGCAGAAAAGGTTTCAACATCATTCATCTCAAGAGAGCCGGTAGACAGGATTTCAAAGCTGGAGCCCTCCAGAACGCTCTAAGCAAGTCGACAGGAGAGTTTATAGCAATTTTCGACGCTGACTTCGTGCCGCCGAGAAATTTCCTCAGAAAAACACTGCCATACTTCTCCGACCCCAGTGTAGGGCTTGTGCAGGTGCGCTGGGGCCACCTAAACCGAGAATACTCCTTACTCACGAGAGCTCAGGCGCTTGCTCTTGACCTGCATTTTTCGGTGGAGCAGCGGGGTAGAGACGCCGCAGGCCTGTTCCTCAACTTCAACGGCACAGCAGGTGTTTGGAGACGTAGCTGCATAGAGGATGCCGGTGGCTGGTTCCCATCATTGGCGGAGGACATCGACCTGAGCTACAGGGCCCAGCTGAGGGGATGGAGACTGGTTTACATTGATGAACTTGAGGCCCCCGCCGAGATTCCTGTCCAGATAAACGCTGCTCGACGACAGCAATATAGATGGGCCTTCGGCGCTATACAGACCACGGTAAGGTATCTAAAACATGTGCTACAGGCAAAGATACCTCCCTTAGCCAGGTTCCATGCATTCATCCACTTGACAAGGCATCTGGCCCAGCTCCTGCTCACAGTCCAAGTCATGATGGTCCCGCTGGTTATCAGGTCAGGCATCCTACAGCAAAGCCACAGCATATTAGTCTTCATGTCACTCTACCCGGTGACTGTCACCCTCTCCCTACTCCTTTTGGCCCCAGTCTTTCTCAGAAAAACTTTTGGAGGCATGTCAGATTTTCTCAAGGATGTTTTCATGCTGATAATATGGGGCACCGGTACCTCTGTGAACAACTCTATAGCGGTTGTTCATGCATTCTTTAGAGGCGATATATCCTTTGAAAGAACACCAAAATACGGTATCGTCGGTAGAGGAGGTGACTGGAAGGGGCTTATGTATGTGCCGCCTTTTCATTGGCTCGCCCTCGCCGACATACTCATCGGCCTCTACTCCCTGTATGGATCGCTCTATGCATTCTACAGCCGTGCCTACTACTTCCTCCCCTTGACAACACTGTTTTCAGCATCCCATCTATGCGTAGGATTCGCCACCATAGCACATAGAAAACCAGCTAAATCACCCATGGCAAAACCCCACCCATTTCTCGGAAAACTCATCATCATAACACTTGCGGTAGTCACAGTACCAGCGGCTGTGACATCATATGCTAGCAAAGCCTATCCTATGGAGCTTGCTGTAGGCCTCCTCGTCAATGCGTCAACGGCGGCAGAGATGGATGACTCGCTAACCTACGTGGACAGGGCTCTCAAGCTCATTCCAGATCAAGGTAACCCTGTGTGGATTTTGCCAACACCTCTGACGGAACTGCGCCATATCAGGAACGACTTGGAGCATATCAAAAACAGACTCGAGTCTGCCATCAAGCTGGAGGGGGATGTCGAGCTCTATCATGCAACATATGAAGATTCTAGACGGGCCCTGTTGAACATCGCTGGACAGCTGAGATACTCTATGCCCTACGCCTGGCTGGGGCCTGTAGAGCTTGCAGTAATACTCCTCACGCTGTACGCTATAACGATGGTGCTGGTGAGAAGTTGA